In one window of Lacticaseibacillus casei DSM 20011 = JCM 1134 = ATCC 393 DNA:
- a CDS encoding MarR family transcriptional regulator codes for MKKHCLSASQSVNQFHRLFSPVSSSDIPLNQQNLLFWMATDLTPKTPTSLAKEMHVTKAAITKASGPLLDRELLDKQPDPDDYRSFKLVLSEAGQAAVEDLGPEYMGNLERLYNELGEKKYLKLIKLLSQATGVAVEE; via the coding sequence ATGAAAAAGCATTGTTTGTCGGCGAGTCAATCGGTTAACCAATTCCATCGACTTTTCTCACCGGTGTCATCTTCGGACATCCCGTTGAATCAGCAAAATCTGCTATTCTGGATGGCCACGGATCTGACACCAAAAACGCCGACGAGTCTTGCCAAAGAGATGCATGTCACCAAAGCTGCCATCACCAAAGCCAGCGGGCCGTTGCTTGACCGCGAGTTGCTTGACAAGCAGCCTGACCCGGACGACTACCGCAGCTTCAAACTCGTCCTCAGCGAAGCGGGACAAGCCGCTGTCGAGGATCTGGGGCCCGAATACATGGGAAATCTCGAGCGCCTGTACAACGAATTGGGTGAAAAGAAATACCTTAAACTCATCAAACTGCTCAGCCAGGCCACCGGCGTCGCAGTCGAAGAATAA
- a CDS encoding ribonuclease H family protein, with translation MAESIVLYTDGGNRNTGNHAGGSVRPTDKSAWAALLIYGKHEKMLSEGDYGRTNNYMEIMAVIQGLKAIKRTDIPVDVYSDSAYVINTMQQRWWVKWQQNGWRNHGKPVKNAELWQALLHQINRFDHVTFHKVKGHATNHNNNRVDEALNQTMDRLDDRS, from the coding sequence ATGGCTGAATCAATTGTACTTTATACAGACGGCGGCAATCGCAACACCGGCAATCACGCAGGTGGCTCAGTCCGTCCCACCGATAAAAGCGCGTGGGCGGCGTTACTGATCTATGGGAAGCATGAGAAAATGCTCTCTGAAGGCGATTACGGCCGAACCAATAATTATATGGAAATTATGGCGGTGATTCAAGGATTAAAAGCGATCAAGCGCACCGATATTCCGGTCGACGTTTACTCCGATTCCGCATACGTGATCAACACCATGCAACAGCGCTGGTGGGTCAAGTGGCAGCAAAACGGCTGGCGCAATCACGGCAAGCCGGTTAAAAACGCGGAGCTATGGCAGGCACTGCTGCATCAAATCAATCGCTTCGATCACGTGACATTTCATAAAGTGAAGGGCCATGCGACCAATCATAACAACAATCGCGTTGATGAGGCATTAAACCAAACCATGGATCGGCTCGATGATCGCTCCTGA
- a CDS encoding LysR family transcriptional regulator: MAQAAAELNVTPSAVSHSISQLESELGFPLLIRNRTGVTLTEDGAQVLPIIQSIQNLEEQLSQVADNINGVNTGRIRIGAFSSVSTNWLPTIIQRFKKRYPHIEISVVQGTFNRIVDAVRLGTADLGFSSLPVGPGVVVEPLLKDPIYCITPKSFKPKNGKTVTQADVEKRNFILQQIDYDRDTKRALDRYHVSTNTINYSIDDQSILSMVESGLGLGILPKLALQKLVGDVNVYPFSEPFSRTLCLVINPTIKKSPSVQKMQQVINGFLAETYGEAFLGHQG; encoded by the coding sequence CTGGCGCAAGCGGCGGCGGAATTAAATGTCACACCGAGTGCGGTCAGCCACAGCATCAGCCAACTGGAAAGCGAGCTAGGCTTTCCGCTGCTGATTCGCAATCGCACCGGCGTGACCCTAACCGAAGACGGTGCGCAGGTGTTGCCGATTATTCAAAGTATTCAAAATCTTGAGGAGCAACTGTCACAGGTTGCCGATAACATCAATGGCGTCAATACCGGGCGCATTCGCATCGGCGCGTTTTCGTCGGTGTCCACGAATTGGCTGCCCACGATTATTCAGCGGTTTAAAAAGCGGTATCCGCACATTGAAATCAGCGTGGTTCAAGGGACCTTCAATCGCATTGTGGATGCCGTTCGATTGGGGACGGCTGATCTGGGATTTTCATCACTGCCGGTTGGCCCGGGGGTGGTCGTGGAGCCGTTGTTGAAAGATCCGATTTACTGTATCACGCCGAAAAGCTTCAAACCCAAGAATGGTAAAACAGTGACGCAGGCGGATGTCGAAAAGCGGAACTTTATTCTTCAACAAATCGACTACGACCGCGATACCAAGCGCGCTTTGGACCGTTATCATGTGTCGACAAACACCATCAACTACTCAATTGATGACCAAAGTATTTTATCAATGGTTGAGTCGGGCTTGGGGCTTGGCATTTTACCCAAACTGGCCTTGCAGAAGTTGGTGGGGGATGTTAATGTTTATCCGTTTTCTGAACCATTTTCCCGGACGTTATGTTTGGTGATTAATCCGACCATTAAAAAATCACCTTCTGTCCAAAAGATGCAGCAGGTGATTAACGGATTCTTAGCGGAGACCTATGGAGAAGCTTTTTTAGGCCATCAAGGGTAA
- a CDS encoding aldo/keto reductase, which translates to MYHAATDRYAKMPVRHAGKTGLMLPAISLGLWQHYGNLDPFNSRRSVILDAFDHGVFHFDVANHYGNGDVDPGYGSSETLLGQILATDLKDYRDELVISTKVGYEIHPGPYGIGTSRKAVIQGLNDSLKRLRLDYVDIYYAHRFDDTVALEETVNALDQTVRDGKALYIGISNYDTEQTKEAIAMFKDLHTPFVLNQFSYNMFNREAETSGLTDALKANGAGLIAYGPLSEGLLSDRYLNGIPDSFQIHRTNKGTFAKGKDAVVKKLNDLNKIAQGRGQTLSQMALAWLLRDPVVTSVIIGTTSVEHLEDNLKATEHLTFTAEEVQQIDDILNA; encoded by the coding sequence ATGTATCATGCAGCAACAGATCGTTATGCGAAGATGCCGGTTCGTCATGCCGGTAAGACAGGGTTGATGTTGCCGGCAATTTCTTTAGGATTGTGGCAGCATTATGGTAATCTGGATCCGTTTAATTCGCGGCGTTCGGTGATTCTGGATGCGTTTGATCATGGTGTTTTTCATTTTGATGTGGCCAATCATTATGGTAACGGCGATGTTGATCCGGGATACGGTTCGAGCGAAACGCTGTTGGGACAGATTCTGGCAACTGATTTGAAGGATTATCGTGATGAATTGGTGATTAGCACGAAGGTCGGCTATGAAATCCACCCAGGCCCATATGGCATCGGCACTTCACGCAAAGCCGTCATTCAAGGACTGAATGATTCCCTCAAACGGTTGCGTCTGGATTATGTCGACATTTATTATGCACATCGTTTTGATGACACGGTGGCGTTGGAAGAGACCGTCAATGCGCTTGATCAAACCGTACGGGATGGCAAGGCTTTGTATATCGGCATTTCCAATTATGATACGGAGCAGACCAAAGAGGCCATTGCGATGTTTAAAGACCTGCATACCCCGTTTGTCTTGAACCAGTTCAGTTACAACATGTTCAATCGCGAGGCAGAAACTTCCGGCCTGACAGATGCCCTTAAGGCGAATGGCGCCGGGTTGATTGCGTATGGCCCATTGTCAGAAGGGTTGTTGTCCGATCGGTATCTGAATGGCATTCCGGATAGCTTCCAGATCCATCGCACCAACAAAGGCACTTTTGCAAAAGGTAAGGATGCCGTGGTTAAGAAGCTCAATGACTTGAACAAAATTGCCCAAGGACGTGGCCAGACATTGTCCCAGATGGCGTTGGCATGGCTTTTGCGTGATCCGGTCGTCACCAGCGTTATCATCGGCACGACATCGGTTGAGCATTTGGAAGATAACCTCAAAGCGACGGAGCATCTGACATTCACGGCCGAAGAGGTTCAGCAAATTGATGATATTTTGAACGCATAA
- a CDS encoding excinuclease ABC subunit UvrA, which translates to MAIPDHISVRGAYVNNLKHLNVDIPLNKLVAITGRSGSGKSSLAMGVLYAEGMRRYMSALSTYTRRRLGQTSPAAADSVKHIPSAIALRQRPVVPGIRSTVGTATEALNVIRLMFSRLGSPVCPNGHRVPPTLDIAKAMDLPNDGESGMGMITCPTCGVHFMAFAAEDFAFNSTGACPTCGGTGQARTLAANRLIPDQTLTIRQGAVASWRLPGRNFMPYVAQAIGIDIDTPFQDLPKDQQEQVWHGQRKKYAINIPSKTGRVFHMDHAQYENAFNAVEDSLATTKNERAIQRLNRFYEFGVCPTCHGSRFAPKLLSQLLVDQNIAQVSDMTLTQLSAFIPKIYQWLPENMQALAHDIIKELTQLLKPIMDLGLSYLTLSRAAASLSTGELQRIQLSRTLRTETTGVLYVLDEPSIGLHAANVAGLLEVMHGLVDQGNSLVVVDHNTAIINAADQIVEIGPGAGVDGGRILDQGDPATVSRNPHSLIAPFLTGKTKLIVRPQAGAEAVGKAKQLQLTVTDRFNLHNLHVAFPINCFSVVSGFSGAGKSTLIFDALVPALSATKDQPGPTFVRDLKSGGIRHVVAIDATPVGKNVRSTVATYTDILDHLRHLFAALPDAKAKHYTSSHFSYNVKAGACPTCGGTGVINLDIQYLPDMQQTCPTCHGRRYNPEVLKIKWHDRSIADLLDLDVDTALNVFKDESAIAHTLQTLHDMGLGYLHLGESTPTLSGGEAQRLKLVAHMGRSQKDTLFVFDEPSVGLHPLDVQTLVAVFQRLLKTGATVIAIEHDLDVIANADYVLDLGPKGGAEGGQVMAAGTPQAIARQGHGETAKYLAAHLAAFQVK; encoded by the coding sequence ATGGCAATTCCAGATCATATCAGTGTTCGCGGTGCTTATGTCAATAATTTGAAACACCTTAACGTGGATATCCCCTTAAACAAACTCGTGGCGATTACCGGTCGTTCAGGCTCCGGTAAAAGTTCGCTGGCGATGGGCGTTTTGTACGCGGAAGGCATGCGGCGGTATATGAGTGCCTTGTCGACTTATACGCGCCGACGGTTAGGGCAGACGAGTCCGGCGGCGGCTGATTCGGTCAAGCATATTCCCAGTGCGATCGCCCTCAGACAGCGGCCGGTTGTGCCTGGCATTCGCTCAACCGTTGGCACCGCCACGGAAGCCTTAAATGTGATCCGCCTGATGTTTTCTCGTCTCGGCTCACCGGTTTGTCCAAATGGTCACCGCGTTCCGCCGACACTTGATATTGCCAAGGCCATGGATCTGCCAAATGACGGCGAAAGCGGGATGGGCATGATCACCTGTCCGACTTGCGGGGTTCACTTTATGGCCTTTGCGGCAGAGGATTTTGCCTTCAATTCGACTGGCGCATGCCCAACCTGTGGCGGCACGGGTCAAGCGCGGACGCTGGCGGCCAATCGACTCATCCCCGACCAAACGCTAACCATTCGCCAAGGCGCCGTTGCCTCATGGCGGCTGCCCGGACGCAACTTCATGCCTTACGTAGCCCAGGCAATCGGCATTGACATCGATACCCCTTTCCAGGATCTGCCCAAAGACCAACAGGAACAGGTTTGGCATGGTCAACGAAAAAAATACGCCATCAACATCCCCAGCAAAACCGGCAGAGTTTTCCACATGGACCACGCACAATACGAAAATGCCTTCAATGCGGTCGAAGACTCTTTAGCCACCACCAAGAATGAACGCGCGATCCAGCGTCTGAATCGGTTCTATGAGTTCGGCGTTTGCCCGACTTGTCATGGCAGCCGGTTTGCGCCGAAACTGTTGTCACAACTTTTGGTTGATCAAAATATCGCGCAAGTCAGCGACATGACCCTGACGCAGCTTTCCGCTTTTATCCCGAAAATCTACCAGTGGCTGCCGGAAAATATGCAGGCATTGGCGCACGACATCATTAAAGAATTGACGCAGTTGCTTAAGCCGATCATGGATTTGGGCTTGAGCTACCTGACCTTAAGCCGGGCTGCTGCATCGTTGTCCACCGGTGAATTGCAGCGCATCCAGCTCAGTCGAACGCTACGCACCGAAACAACCGGCGTCCTGTACGTCCTCGACGAACCTTCTATCGGATTGCATGCCGCCAATGTTGCCGGTTTATTGGAAGTGATGCACGGCTTGGTTGATCAAGGCAACTCGCTGGTGGTCGTGGATCACAACACGGCGATCATCAACGCCGCCGATCAAATTGTCGAAATCGGCCCGGGTGCCGGTGTTGATGGGGGCCGCATTCTCGATCAGGGAGATCCCGCCACCGTTAGCCGCAATCCGCATTCGTTAATTGCCCCATTTTTAACCGGCAAAACCAAGCTCATCGTCCGCCCGCAAGCTGGTGCCGAAGCAGTTGGCAAGGCCAAGCAATTGCAGCTGACTGTGACGGATCGCTTCAACCTGCACAACTTGCATGTCGCCTTCCCGATTAATTGCTTCTCTGTTGTATCTGGCTTCTCCGGCGCTGGCAAGTCGACACTCATTTTCGACGCGTTAGTCCCGGCATTGTCAGCAACGAAAGATCAGCCGGGCCCGACTTTTGTCCGCGATCTCAAAAGCGGCGGCATTCGGCATGTGGTCGCCATTGACGCGACGCCGGTTGGCAAAAATGTGCGTTCAACTGTTGCCACTTATACTGACATTCTCGATCACCTGCGCCATCTGTTCGCCGCTTTGCCAGACGCCAAAGCCAAGCATTATACCAGCAGTCACTTCTCCTATAACGTCAAGGCAGGTGCTTGCCCGACTTGTGGCGGTACCGGTGTGATCAATCTGGACATTCAGTATTTGCCGGATATGCAACAAACTTGCCCTACCTGTCATGGTCGTCGCTATAATCCCGAAGTGTTGAAAATCAAATGGCACGACCGCAGCATTGCCGACCTGCTGGATCTCGACGTGGATACCGCACTCAACGTTTTCAAGGACGAATCGGCAATTGCCCATACCTTGCAAACACTCCACGACATGGGACTTGGCTATCTGCATTTAGGCGAAAGCACACCAACGCTATCCGGTGGTGAGGCCCAACGACTCAAGCTGGTTGCACACATGGGCCGTTCCCAAAAAGACACGCTATTCGTCTTCGATGAACCTTCCGTTGGGCTGCATCCCCTTGATGTTCAAACATTAGTGGCAGTTTTCCAGCGCCTTTTAAAAACCGGCGCAACCGTCATTGCCATTGAACACGACCTAGATGTTATTGCCAACGCCGATTACGTCTTGGACTTAGGACCAAAAGGCGGCGCTGAAGGCGGCCAAGTCATGGCAGCCGGCACGCCACAAGCCATCGCCCGTCAAGGCCACGGCGAAACCGCCAAATACTTAGCGGCACATCTGGCGGCTTTTCAGGTTAAATGA
- a CDS encoding YoaK family protein, producing MQIKDQPIHESLLIGTLLTGAAGSFDAFTYLLHGEVFAGLQTGNVILLGVHLSQAQWYTAIRYIVPILAFMFGTMAARAIQLQADKRQHPLSEQRWIVQYEIGLILLVSLLGRWLPDLVASAMVSLIAAAQLQEFRRLRGGPFTSLMMTGNLRTAAQNLYDGFIRGQQKSRESAAVIGTIILSFAAGAGITSILTHYIGTYALAGAALCLIAIDGIFWQDQIKLH from the coding sequence ATGCAAATCAAAGATCAGCCCATCCACGAAAGTCTATTAATCGGCACGTTGCTTACCGGCGCTGCTGGTAGCTTTGATGCGTTTACCTACTTGCTGCACGGTGAAGTCTTCGCTGGCTTGCAAACCGGGAATGTTATCCTATTAGGTGTGCATCTTAGTCAGGCACAATGGTATACGGCGATTCGTTATATCGTACCGATTCTGGCCTTCATGTTCGGCACGATGGCGGCACGGGCCATTCAACTGCAAGCCGATAAACGTCAACATCCCTTGAGTGAACAACGCTGGATCGTTCAGTACGAAATTGGGTTAATTTTGCTTGTCAGTCTGCTGGGTCGCTGGCTGCCTGACTTAGTCGCCAGCGCCATGGTCTCGCTCATTGCTGCCGCCCAACTTCAGGAGTTCCGCCGGTTACGCGGGGGCCCGTTTACTTCATTAATGATGACCGGCAATCTCCGGACAGCTGCTCAGAATCTCTATGATGGCTTCATTCGCGGCCAGCAAAAAAGCCGCGAATCCGCAGCTGTGATCGGTACCATTATCCTGAGTTTTGCGGCTGGCGCTGGTATCACCAGCATCCTCACCCACTATATCGGCACCTATGCTTTGGCCGGCGCGGCACTATGCCTAATCGCCATTGACGGCATTTTCTGGCAAGACCAGATTAAACTGCATTAA
- a CDS encoding HD domain-containing protein produces the protein MIDWQALTAYARSVSTQDHSGHGFDHIERVIAMAKRIVAETPSVDSAVVVAAATMHDTYDDKLVNDVAAAKSAARHALSAAGLTDEQIEAVIEIIDHMSFKANLGKHQPLSLEGQLVQDADRLDAIGAIGIGRAFMYGGAHGGRMYDPELAPRTDLTPSNYRDKDSTVIDHFYEKLLKLKDQLNTPAAKQLAEHRQRVMEDFLAEFKAEWRGER, from the coding sequence ATGATTGATTGGCAGGCGTTGACAGCCTATGCGCGCTCCGTTTCCACACAGGATCACAGTGGTCACGGATTCGACCATATTGAGCGGGTGATCGCGATGGCAAAGCGGATAGTCGCCGAAACTCCAAGCGTTGATTCGGCCGTCGTTGTCGCGGCAGCAACGATGCATGACACTTATGACGACAAACTGGTTAACGATGTCGCCGCGGCAAAATCAGCGGCGCGTCATGCTCTATCTGCGGCCGGTTTGACGGACGAACAGATTGAAGCGGTTATTGAAATTATTGACCACATGTCCTTTAAAGCCAATTTAGGTAAGCACCAGCCTTTGTCCCTGGAAGGTCAGCTGGTACAGGACGCGGACCGATTAGATGCTATTGGGGCAATCGGCATCGGCCGCGCCTTTATGTACGGTGGCGCACATGGTGGTCGCATGTATGATCCGGAACTGGCACCGCGAACTGACTTAACGCCAAGCAATTATCGAGACAAGGATAGTACGGTTATCGATCATTTTTATGAAAAGTTGCTGAAGCTAAAAGATCAATTGAATACCCCAGCTGCCAAGCAACTTGCTGAGCATCGGCAGCGGGTGATGGAAGATTTTTTGGCGGAATTTAAGGCTGAGTGGCGTGGCGAGCGATGA
- a CDS encoding Cof-type HAD-IIB family hydrolase has product MNRYLIALDLDGTTLNADGQLSAGTIAVLQAAQAAGHLVVIATGRPDAISEQFYDALKLQRPMINFNGALIHMPHRHWQYEKEVTIPIPVALSLRQLKQEFAFKVMVAEGKRLLVADRPYANIPFLPDRLHPDALLDEQGLRQAPISVTMFMEAKIFKPVAAQVAALYPHLAAKTWGAWSGEYTALEVTSRNTSKSRALAYVAGCYGIDQSHIIAFGDDMNDLDMLQFAGHGVAMKNARPAILAAADAHTPSDNEHDGVADYLADYLKLA; this is encoded by the coding sequence ATGAATCGTTATCTTATCGCACTGGATTTGGATGGTACGACCTTGAACGCTGATGGCCAGTTGAGCGCTGGCACGATCGCTGTTTTGCAGGCGGCGCAGGCAGCAGGTCATTTGGTGGTCATTGCCACTGGCCGCCCGGATGCGATTTCCGAACAATTTTATGATGCTTTGAAGCTGCAAAGGCCGATGATCAATTTTAACGGTGCCTTGATTCACATGCCGCACCGCCACTGGCAGTATGAAAAGGAAGTCACAATTCCGATTCCGGTTGCCTTGTCTTTGCGCCAGTTGAAGCAAGAGTTTGCGTTTAAGGTCATGGTGGCAGAAGGCAAGCGCTTGTTGGTGGCGGATCGGCCATACGCCAACATCCCGTTTTTACCGGATCGCCTGCATCCTGATGCGTTGTTGGATGAGCAGGGGTTGCGGCAGGCGCCGATTTCGGTCACCATGTTTATGGAAGCCAAGATCTTTAAACCGGTTGCCGCGCAGGTTGCGGCGTTGTATCCGCATCTGGCGGCCAAGACCTGGGGCGCCTGGAGCGGGGAGTACACGGCATTGGAAGTCACCAGCCGCAATACGAGTAAATCCCGGGCATTGGCTTATGTGGCGGGATGTTACGGCATTGATCAGTCGCATATCATTGCGTTTGGCGACGATATGAATGATTTGGATATGCTGCAATTTGCTGGTCATGGGGTGGCCATGAAAAATGCGCGCCCAGCCATTCTTGCAGCGGCGGACGCGCATACGCCAAGTGATAACGAACACGATGGCGTTGCGGATTATTTAGCGGATTACCTGAAACTGGCTTAG
- a CDS encoding Cof-type HAD-IIB family hydrolase, producing MAKYLIVSDIDGTLTANHHDVTANTAQALGNAVAAGAAFYVATGRMHALAEVVAKQFQPDASIIASNGAVYDFSGERVHHTLGEDALTAVEEVSADLNLNALYFSDDTVYFTGTLPPAIEAAARKFAPKSVEIKVVGVPSIKELLNHAAVITNGIIFGPNDTKALDAGKTALEARDVLHVSASEHTNLELIPKHVDKANAVRELQEKTGIGPDHTIAFGDGLNDLGMLQAAGVSVAMGNAVPEVKRVARYVTDTNVDDGVAHFLTDFFEK from the coding sequence ATGGCCAAATACTTAATCGTAAGTGATATTGACGGGACGTTAACGGCCAATCATCATGATGTCACAGCAAACACAGCTCAGGCATTGGGAAATGCGGTGGCGGCGGGCGCAGCTTTTTATGTTGCGACCGGGCGCATGCATGCGCTGGCGGAAGTTGTCGCCAAACAGTTTCAGCCGGATGCCAGCATTATCGCTTCTAATGGCGCTGTGTATGATTTTTCCGGTGAGCGGGTGCATCACACACTTGGTGAAGACGCATTGACGGCAGTTGAAGAAGTCAGTGCCGATTTGAATCTTAACGCCTTGTACTTTAGCGATGATACCGTTTATTTCACCGGAACACTGCCACCTGCCATCGAAGCAGCCGCCCGCAAGTTTGCGCCTAAATCGGTTGAAATTAAGGTGGTCGGTGTGCCATCGATAAAGGAACTGTTGAACCACGCCGCGGTGATTACGAATGGCATTATTTTTGGCCCCAATGATACGAAAGCTTTGGATGCCGGAAAAACGGCCTTGGAGGCGCGTGATGTTTTGCATGTCTCGGCTTCTGAGCATACTAACTTGGAATTAATTCCCAAGCATGTCGACAAAGCCAATGCTGTGCGCGAACTACAGGAAAAGACCGGCATTGGGCCGGACCACACGATTGCTTTTGGCGACGGCCTTAATGATTTAGGAATGTTGCAGGCCGCTGGTGTGAGTGTGGCCATGGGCAATGCCGTGCCCGAAGTCAAGCGTGTTGCCCGATATGTGACTGATACCAATGTCGATGACGGCGTGGCGCACTTTTTGACGGATTTTTTTGAAAAATAA
- a CDS encoding PLP-dependent aminotransferase family protein, with amino-acid sequence MKFAKRTQKTGKSGLEDLFAASGPNVISFAGGYPDRSLFPTQQLNRAFKHSFTSGDTELLQYASTQGYLPLQEKIAARLRATGMRTRAADIMMTQGAQQGIDLVARLMLDPGDGLVVEAPTYLGALAAFNAYQPTYYEVPMQDDGIDINALQRVLMSRSVKFIYTVPDFQNPTGIVMSLAKRKAMIRLANQYDVMILEDNPYRDLRYDGKPLPTIKSMDTEGRVIYLGSFSKILSPSLRMGWLVAAPELLKELIALKGGSDLESSNLTMHGINDYMEENDLDAHIKQIQDRYREKKDAMVAAMTRYMPAEAHFNNPDGGFFLWLTMPAGFDMGAFMKQHLLPENNISYVPSANLYATSAQVNGARLNFTGPTLDQIDTGIKALGDALKMALHQPTLVAERA; translated from the coding sequence ATGAAATTCGCAAAACGTACACAAAAAACCGGTAAATCAGGCTTAGAGGATCTGTTCGCGGCTTCCGGCCCGAATGTGATTTCCTTTGCCGGCGGTTATCCGGATCGCAGCCTGTTCCCGACTCAGCAGCTCAACCGCGCTTTTAAGCACAGTTTTACCAGCGGCGATACCGAATTGCTGCAATACGCCAGCACTCAAGGCTACCTGCCATTACAGGAAAAGATTGCGGCGCGGCTGCGAGCCACCGGTATGCGGACACGTGCTGCCGATATCATGATGACGCAAGGTGCCCAGCAAGGCATCGATCTGGTCGCGCGGTTAATGCTTGATCCTGGCGACGGTCTGGTGGTTGAAGCGCCAACCTACTTAGGCGCCTTGGCTGCGTTTAATGCTTATCAGCCAACTTATTACGAAGTGCCGATGCAGGACGATGGCATTGACATCAACGCTTTGCAACGAGTCTTGATGAGCCGTTCCGTCAAGTTCATCTACACGGTACCGGATTTTCAAAATCCAACCGGCATCGTGATGTCGCTTGCCAAGCGGAAGGCCATGATTCGCCTTGCCAATCAATACGACGTAATGATCCTCGAAGACAATCCTTACCGTGATCTTCGCTATGATGGCAAGCCACTGCCTACCATCAAATCAATGGATACAGAAGGCCGCGTCATCTATCTCGGCAGCTTCAGCAAGATCCTCTCACCTAGCTTGCGAATGGGCTGGTTAGTTGCTGCACCGGAACTTTTGAAAGAGCTGATCGCATTAAAAGGCGGCAGCGACCTGGAATCCAGCAACCTGACCATGCACGGCATCAATGATTACATGGAAGAAAACGATCTGGATGCGCACATCAAGCAGATTCAGGATCGCTACCGGGAGAAGAAGGATGCGATGGTCGCCGCCATGACCCGCTACATGCCGGCTGAAGCCCACTTCAACAATCCTGACGGTGGCTTCTTCCTATGGCTCACCATGCCGGCTGGTTTTGACATGGGTGCCTTCATGAAGCAGCATCTATTGCCGGAAAACAACATCTCCTATGTGCCATCGGCCAATCTATATGCGACCTCCGCGCAAGTCAACGGCGCCCGGCTCAACTTCACCGGCCCGACCTTAGATCAAATTGACACCGGTATCAAGGCATTAGGCGATGCTTTGAAAATGGCATTGCACCAGCCTACTTTGGTTGCCGAGCGGGCTTAG
- a CDS encoding histidine phosphatase family protein, producing the protein MTTLYLVRHGQTEFNVQKRVQGMVDSALTAKGIADAKALGLGFKTAGIRFDAAFASDLTRAIDTAHFILSGLDEPLPVTTLMGLREENYGKFEGQLANDFSLATMGVANFHKALANREITLAQTADAAFAANMDQHPNTAETNRMVQERLNRTLRAIAVEAETKDWQRVLVVTHGTAALMWLNYIHYNIDGREMLDNASVTKLSWTNERFRVTDFNDLGFLHQGQKVAGEASA; encoded by the coding sequence ATGACAACGCTTTATCTTGTCCGTCACGGGCAAACCGAATTTAATGTTCAAAAACGGGTTCAGGGAATGGTTGATTCTGCCTTAACCGCCAAAGGCATTGCGGATGCCAAAGCATTGGGATTAGGGTTTAAGACAGCAGGCATTCGATTTGATGCGGCATTTGCGAGTGATTTGACCCGCGCAATCGACACGGCGCATTTTATTTTAAGCGGGCTAGATGAACCGTTGCCGGTCACAACGCTGATGGGCTTACGTGAAGAAAATTATGGCAAGTTTGAAGGGCAGCTGGCGAATGATTTTTCATTAGCGACCATGGGTGTTGCCAATTTTCACAAAGCCTTGGCCAATCGCGAAATCACTTTGGCGCAAACGGCTGATGCGGCGTTTGCGGCTAATATGGATCAGCATCCGAATACTGCCGAGACGAATCGCATGGTTCAGGAACGGCTCAATCGGACTTTGCGCGCAATTGCCGTGGAAGCCGAGACAAAAGATTGGCAGCGCGTTTTGGTGGTGACCCACGGAACCGCTGCGTTGATGTGGTTGAATTACATCCACTACAACATTGATGGACGGGAAATGCTCGACAATGCCAGTGTGACCAAATTATCGTGGACTAATGAGCGTTTTCGGGTCACCGATTTTAATGACTTAGGCTTCCTGCATCAGGGGCAGAAAGTGGCTGGGGAAGCCAGCGCTTAA